Proteins from one Drosophila gunungcola strain Sukarami chromosome 3R, Dgunungcola_SK_2, whole genome shotgun sequence genomic window:
- the LOC128258219 gene encoding uncharacterized protein LOC128258219 isoform X4 has protein sequence MSSYYDTELDRKSSRGMIYENEELRLRTININAEVERGQSDIKRLRRENEHLRREIWTLRDECDRLNKRFKAKLSEHEFGGCRGSGGSGGTCHAYRCSGGGGGRGSGGCDVNSDDSDSCDTCRGADDGHCSDECCQEGGSCAPLKPPLPPEVPSHPSPSKNEEGGSQIKEQQPMHFDHLSVVSEETLSNPELMLVQQQEHLTICPPDPNGSQSTLPGMMGPLTPLTPIELVANQLNDLQAMVPPLSYFENILSQHMGARNAAQTPSPELGTSSSTTTGQTMRHTNGWDYNLQSPFTQRKYSDLSSPSRSPPPPVNTMTTFVPTSTLQTMPKIALNAPPLQADGGDIETVAITTNATQHALNSPKHFFAPIKPRLKLNTKLANQGQDLEQDDLPPGSPPPPLRDPPDIFVNNALASPYQRRVSPHVSPRHRRSPAHSHCHAHSNQRSRQRPQPAHCSLHRAVVDVAAAVGLGEVGPHPGSSVLDIYTAALAAAAAARCSPLPTARCPDPVYATAQKPGQSTCISATAFTQPVMTITTHSTKTTTSPLRLAHKARAAGGAKRVAKSAENVSQTDSVNLESILNDIETISEDILAIQLEKSKSRDNLSHNHNSKDDDRAKKPYRSEMNLYLQYDGTNPTISPATTATEIGTSAPAVTTSSESGNSGSGKLVRRTRSLEREHTDSPAPHIPDPMAPFPDKCTYLGFEQMNQAAAGAGVPPQSPNGQRPPIAAKPNVPLKPPPPLPPARRPAMPTEPPPPPPATSASGVVGLPPNKSHLYKSLASAAAKRAIFRSSPSQLTRSLDVDLTGADGEAGIEQAAAGNMDELARRKARRVSIVCGSGQGGQQDEVAPPVTTVPMSTASCVDLSTVLAHPSVKAFKMSHSTPSSPHSSRRRTNSNTMAPPPAVPAGGGHPEVGATSSAPPSTSHHHHHRKEGSDPVPMTATVSRTKCSRRHSEGTVHTVHRNSAASGGGGGGGGGGGHHHHHSHHHPHSGMVISSNPHHSHHSHQDSNHETVTSLSDRNSNSFASSRESSTSFSMRSNRRKISVSSHTGGKIPWCGCWGNGCL, from the exons atgagttCTTATTACGATACTGA ATTGGACAGAAAGTCATCTCGTGGCATGATATACGAAAATGAGGAGCTCAGGCTGCGCACCATTAACATTAATGCAGAAGTGGAACGAG GGCAATCGGACATCAAACGCCTGCGGCGGGAAAATGAGCATCTGCGTCGGGAAATCTGGACTTTGCGGGACGAGTGTGACAGGCTTAACAAACGCTTCAAGGCGAAGCTCAGCGAACACGAATTCGGAGGGTGCAGGGGCAGCGGGGGCAGTGGCGGCACCTGCCACGCCTACCGCTGCAGCGGCGGAGGCGGCGGGCGTGGGAGCGGAGGTTGTGATGTAAACAGTGAT GACTCTGACTCATGTGATACGTGTCGCGGGGCAGACGACGGCCACTGCAGCGACGAGTGCTGCCAGGAGGGAGGATCCTGTGCGCCGCTTAAGCCCCCACTTCCGCCGGAAGTGCCCAGCCACCCGTCTCCATCGAAGAACGAGGAGGGTGGCAGCCAGATCAAGGAGCAGCAGCCCATGCACTTCGATCACCTGTCGGTAGTCTCCGAGGAGACGCTGAGCAACCCGGAGCTGATGCTCGTCCAGCAGCAGGAGCACCTCACGATCTGCCCGCCAGACCCCAACGGATCGCAGAGCACGCTGCCCGGCATGATGGGACCGCTCACACCGCTCACGCCCATCGAACTGGTGGCCAACCAGCTGAACGACCTGCAGGCCATGGTGCCACCATTGTCCTACTTCGAGAACATCCTGTCGCAGCATATGGGCGCTCGCAACGCGG CCCAAACGCCCTCTCCGGAGTTGGGCACCAGTTCGAGCACCACCACCGGCCAGACGATGCGCCACACGAATGGCTGGGACTACAACCTGCAGTCGCCCTTCACGCAGCGCAAGTACTCCGATCTGTCATCGCCGTCCCGCTCGCCGCCGCCACCTGTCAACACGATGACCACCTTCGTGCCCACGTCCACCCTGCAGACGATGCCCAAGATCGCCCTGAATGCGCCACCGCTACAGGCGGATGGTGGCGACATCGAAACAGTGGCCATCACCACGAATGCCACGCAACATGCGCTCAACAGTCCCAAGCACTTCTTTGCGCCGATCAAGCCGCGTTTGAAGCTCAACACCAAGTTGGCCAATCAGGGCCAGGACCTGGAGCAGGACGACCTTCCGCCGGGCTCTCCGCCGCCACCTCTGCGAGATCCCCCGGATATTTTCGTGAACAACGCCCTGGCCTCGCCCTATCAGCGACGGGTGTCCCCACATGTAAGTCCTCGTCACCGGCGCTCCCCCGCTCACTCGcattgccacgcccacagcaACCAGCGCAGCCGCCAACGTCCACAGCCCGCCCACTGCTCCCTGCACCGGGCGGTGGTGGACGTGGCAGCTGCCGTTGGACTGGGGGAGGTGGGTCCGCATCCGGGCTCCAGTGTCCTGGACATATACACCGCCGCTCTGGCGGCAGCCGCTGCCGCCCGGTGCTCTCCTCTTCCGACGGCCAGATGCCCGGATCCCGTCTATGCCACAGCACAAAAGCCCGGCCAGAGCACGTGCATCTCGGCCACGGCCTTTACACAGCCGGTGATGACCATCACCACCCATTCCACAAAGACCACCACTTCGCCACTGAGATTGGCCCACAAGGCGAGGGCCGCTGGCGGGGCCAAGAGGGTGGCCAAGTCCGCCGAGAACGTCAGTCAG ACGGATTCCGTGAACTTGGAGTCGATCCTCAACGACATCGAGACCATTTCGGAGGACATACTGGCCATTCAGCTGGAGAAGAGCAAGTCGCGCGACAACCTAAGCCACAATCACAACAGCAAGGACGACGATCGGGCGAAGAAACCCTATCGCTCCGAGATGAATCTGTATCTGCAGTACGACGGCACAAATCCGACCATTTCGCCCGCCACAACGGCAACGGAAATCGGAACGTCTGCTCCGGCGGTCACCACGTCCAGTGAGTCGGGAAATAGTGGGAGCGGTAAATTAGTGCGACGCACCCGATCCCTGGAGAGGGAGCACACCGACAGTCCTGCCCCGCACATTCCGGACCCCATGGCTCCCTTTCCCGACAAATGCACCTATCTGGGATTCGAGCAGATGAACCAGGCAGCAGCAGGGGCGGGGGTTCCTCCTCAATCACCGAATGGCCAGAGGCCGCCCATCGCAGCCAAGCCGAACGTTCCACTTAAGCCACCGCCCCCGTTGCCACCTGCCCGCAGGCCAGCCATGCCCACAGAACCACCGCCCCCGCCTCCAGCCACCTCCGCTTCCGGCGTAGTCGGCCTGCCGCCCAACAAGAGTCACCTGTACAAGTCACTCGCCTCGGCGGCGGCCAAAAGGGCCATCTTCCGCTCCTCACCATCGCAGCTAACCAGATCCTTGGACGTGGACCTCACGGGAGCAGATGGGGAGGCGGGCATTGAACAGGCAGCTGCTGGAAAT ATGGACGAGTTGGCGAGGCGAAAAGCGCGACGCGTGTCCATTGTGTGTGGATCCGGACAGGGTGGCCAGCAGGATGAGGTGGCCCCGCCCGTGACCACCGTGCCCATGTCTACCGCCAGTTGCGTGGACCTGAGCACCGTGCTCGCCCACCCGAGCGTGAAGGCCTTTAAAATGAGTCACAGCACGCCCAGTTCGCCGCATTCCTCGCGTCGTCGCACCAACAGCAACACGATGGCTCCTCCTCCGGCAGTGCCGGCGGGTGGTGGTCACCCCGAGGTCGGGGCAACTTCGTCGGCGCCGCCCAGCACCtcccaccatcaccaccatcgCAAGGAGGGCAGTGATCCGGTTCCCATGACGGCCACTGTCAGCCGCACCAAGTGCTCCAGGCGGCATTCCGAGGGCACCGTTCACACCGTCCACCGGAACAGCGCAGCcagcggcggcggaggagggggaggaggaggcggtggccaccaccatcaccacagCCACCACCATCCGCACAGCGGGATGGTGATCAGCAGCAACCCGCACCACAGCCACCATTCCCACCAGGACAGCAACCACGAGACGGTCACCTCGCTGTCCGATCGCAACTCCAATAGTTTCGCCTCCTCGCGCGAATCCTCCACGAGCTTCAGCATGCGCTCCAATCGCCGGAAGATTTCGGTCAGCTCGCACACGGGCGGCAAGATTCCGTGGTGCGGCTGCTGGGGCAACGGTTGCCTCTAA
- the LOC128258219 gene encoding uncharacterized protein LOC128258219 isoform X3, which yields MLRERRRHAHFKLNSRLDRKSSRGMIYENEELRLRTININAEVERGQSDIKRLRRENEHLRREIWTLRDECDRLNKRFKAKLSEHEFGGCRGSGGSGGTCHAYRCSGGGGGRGSGGCDVNSDDSDSCDTCRGADDGHCSDECCQEGGSCAPLKPPLPPEVPSHPSPSKNEEGGSQIKEQQPMHFDHLSVVSEETLSNPELMLVQQQEHLTICPPDPNGSQSTLPGMMGPLTPLTPIELVANQLNDLQAMVPPLSYFENILSQHMGARNAAQTPSPELGTSSSTTTGQTMRHTNGWDYNLQSPFTQRKYSDLSSPSRSPPPPVNTMTTFVPTSTLQTMPKIALNAPPLQADGGDIETVAITTNATQHALNSPKHFFAPIKPRLKLNTKLANQGQDLEQDDLPPGSPPPPLRDPPDIFVNNALASPYQRRVSPHVSPRHRRSPAHSHCHAHSNQRSRQRPQPAHCSLHRAVVDVAAAVGLGEVGPHPGSSVLDIYTAALAAAAAARCSPLPTARCPDPVYATAQKPGQSTCISATAFTQPVMTITTHSTKTTTSPLRLAHKARAAGGAKRVAKSAENVSQTDSVNLESILNDIETISEDILAIQLEKSKSRDNLSHNHNSKDDDRAKKPYRSEMNLYLQYDGTNPTISPATTATEIGTSAPAVTTSSESGNSGSGKLVRRTRSLEREHTDSPAPHIPDPMAPFPDKCTYLGFEQMNQAAAGAGVPPQSPNGQRPPIAAKPNVPLKPPPPLPPARRPAMPTEPPPPPPATSASGVVGLPPNKSHLYKSLASAAAKRAIFRSSPSQLTRSLDVDLTGADGEAGIEQAAAGNMDELARRKARRVSIVCGSGQGGQQDEVAPPVTTVPMSTASCVDLSTVLAHPSVKAFKMSHSTPSSPHSSRRRTNSNTMAPPPAVPAGGGHPEVGATSSAPPSTSHHHHHRKEGSDPVPMTATVSRTKCSRRHSEGTVHTVHRNSAASGGGGGGGGGGGHHHHHSHHHPHSGMVISSNPHHSHHSHQDSNHETVTSLSDRNSNSFASSRESSTSFSMRSNRRKISVSSHTGGKIPWCGCWGNGCL from the exons ATGCTCCGAGAACGAAGACGTCATGCACACTTTAAGCTAAACAGCAG ATTGGACAGAAAGTCATCTCGTGGCATGATATACGAAAATGAGGAGCTCAGGCTGCGCACCATTAACATTAATGCAGAAGTGGAACGAG GGCAATCGGACATCAAACGCCTGCGGCGGGAAAATGAGCATCTGCGTCGGGAAATCTGGACTTTGCGGGACGAGTGTGACAGGCTTAACAAACGCTTCAAGGCGAAGCTCAGCGAACACGAATTCGGAGGGTGCAGGGGCAGCGGGGGCAGTGGCGGCACCTGCCACGCCTACCGCTGCAGCGGCGGAGGCGGCGGGCGTGGGAGCGGAGGTTGTGATGTAAACAGTGAT GACTCTGACTCATGTGATACGTGTCGCGGGGCAGACGACGGCCACTGCAGCGACGAGTGCTGCCAGGAGGGAGGATCCTGTGCGCCGCTTAAGCCCCCACTTCCGCCGGAAGTGCCCAGCCACCCGTCTCCATCGAAGAACGAGGAGGGTGGCAGCCAGATCAAGGAGCAGCAGCCCATGCACTTCGATCACCTGTCGGTAGTCTCCGAGGAGACGCTGAGCAACCCGGAGCTGATGCTCGTCCAGCAGCAGGAGCACCTCACGATCTGCCCGCCAGACCCCAACGGATCGCAGAGCACGCTGCCCGGCATGATGGGACCGCTCACACCGCTCACGCCCATCGAACTGGTGGCCAACCAGCTGAACGACCTGCAGGCCATGGTGCCACCATTGTCCTACTTCGAGAACATCCTGTCGCAGCATATGGGCGCTCGCAACGCGG CCCAAACGCCCTCTCCGGAGTTGGGCACCAGTTCGAGCACCACCACCGGCCAGACGATGCGCCACACGAATGGCTGGGACTACAACCTGCAGTCGCCCTTCACGCAGCGCAAGTACTCCGATCTGTCATCGCCGTCCCGCTCGCCGCCGCCACCTGTCAACACGATGACCACCTTCGTGCCCACGTCCACCCTGCAGACGATGCCCAAGATCGCCCTGAATGCGCCACCGCTACAGGCGGATGGTGGCGACATCGAAACAGTGGCCATCACCACGAATGCCACGCAACATGCGCTCAACAGTCCCAAGCACTTCTTTGCGCCGATCAAGCCGCGTTTGAAGCTCAACACCAAGTTGGCCAATCAGGGCCAGGACCTGGAGCAGGACGACCTTCCGCCGGGCTCTCCGCCGCCACCTCTGCGAGATCCCCCGGATATTTTCGTGAACAACGCCCTGGCCTCGCCCTATCAGCGACGGGTGTCCCCACATGTAAGTCCTCGTCACCGGCGCTCCCCCGCTCACTCGcattgccacgcccacagcaACCAGCGCAGCCGCCAACGTCCACAGCCCGCCCACTGCTCCCTGCACCGGGCGGTGGTGGACGTGGCAGCTGCCGTTGGACTGGGGGAGGTGGGTCCGCATCCGGGCTCCAGTGTCCTGGACATATACACCGCCGCTCTGGCGGCAGCCGCTGCCGCCCGGTGCTCTCCTCTTCCGACGGCCAGATGCCCGGATCCCGTCTATGCCACAGCACAAAAGCCCGGCCAGAGCACGTGCATCTCGGCCACGGCCTTTACACAGCCGGTGATGACCATCACCACCCATTCCACAAAGACCACCACTTCGCCACTGAGATTGGCCCACAAGGCGAGGGCCGCTGGCGGGGCCAAGAGGGTGGCCAAGTCCGCCGAGAACGTCAGTCAG ACGGATTCCGTGAACTTGGAGTCGATCCTCAACGACATCGAGACCATTTCGGAGGACATACTGGCCATTCAGCTGGAGAAGAGCAAGTCGCGCGACAACCTAAGCCACAATCACAACAGCAAGGACGACGATCGGGCGAAGAAACCCTATCGCTCCGAGATGAATCTGTATCTGCAGTACGACGGCACAAATCCGACCATTTCGCCCGCCACAACGGCAACGGAAATCGGAACGTCTGCTCCGGCGGTCACCACGTCCAGTGAGTCGGGAAATAGTGGGAGCGGTAAATTAGTGCGACGCACCCGATCCCTGGAGAGGGAGCACACCGACAGTCCTGCCCCGCACATTCCGGACCCCATGGCTCCCTTTCCCGACAAATGCACCTATCTGGGATTCGAGCAGATGAACCAGGCAGCAGCAGGGGCGGGGGTTCCTCCTCAATCACCGAATGGCCAGAGGCCGCCCATCGCAGCCAAGCCGAACGTTCCACTTAAGCCACCGCCCCCGTTGCCACCTGCCCGCAGGCCAGCCATGCCCACAGAACCACCGCCCCCGCCTCCAGCCACCTCCGCTTCCGGCGTAGTCGGCCTGCCGCCCAACAAGAGTCACCTGTACAAGTCACTCGCCTCGGCGGCGGCCAAAAGGGCCATCTTCCGCTCCTCACCATCGCAGCTAACCAGATCCTTGGACGTGGACCTCACGGGAGCAGATGGGGAGGCGGGCATTGAACAGGCAGCTGCTGGAAAT ATGGACGAGTTGGCGAGGCGAAAAGCGCGACGCGTGTCCATTGTGTGTGGATCCGGACAGGGTGGCCAGCAGGATGAGGTGGCCCCGCCCGTGACCACCGTGCCCATGTCTACCGCCAGTTGCGTGGACCTGAGCACCGTGCTCGCCCACCCGAGCGTGAAGGCCTTTAAAATGAGTCACAGCACGCCCAGTTCGCCGCATTCCTCGCGTCGTCGCACCAACAGCAACACGATGGCTCCTCCTCCGGCAGTGCCGGCGGGTGGTGGTCACCCCGAGGTCGGGGCAACTTCGTCGGCGCCGCCCAGCACCtcccaccatcaccaccatcgCAAGGAGGGCAGTGATCCGGTTCCCATGACGGCCACTGTCAGCCGCACCAAGTGCTCCAGGCGGCATTCCGAGGGCACCGTTCACACCGTCCACCGGAACAGCGCAGCcagcggcggcggaggagggggaggaggaggcggtggccaccaccatcaccacagCCACCACCATCCGCACAGCGGGATGGTGATCAGCAGCAACCCGCACCACAGCCACCATTCCCACCAGGACAGCAACCACGAGACGGTCACCTCGCTGTCCGATCGCAACTCCAATAGTTTCGCCTCCTCGCGCGAATCCTCCACGAGCTTCAGCATGCGCTCCAATCGCCGGAAGATTTCGGTCAGCTCGCACACGGGCGGCAAGATTCCGTGGTGCGGCTGCTGGGGCAACGGTTGCCTCTAA
- the LOC128258219 gene encoding uncharacterized protein LOC128258219 isoform X2, giving the protein MKGAKTTRTQYERSKSKSNKRSEKSAKLDRKSSRGMIYENEELRLRTININAEVERGQSDIKRLRRENEHLRREIWTLRDECDRLNKRFKAKLSEHEFGGCRGSGGSGGTCHAYRCSGGGGGRGSGGCDVNSDDSDSCDTCRGADDGHCSDECCQEGGSCAPLKPPLPPEVPSHPSPSKNEEGGSQIKEQQPMHFDHLSVVSEETLSNPELMLVQQQEHLTICPPDPNGSQSTLPGMMGPLTPLTPIELVANQLNDLQAMVPPLSYFENILSQHMGARNAAQTPSPELGTSSSTTTGQTMRHTNGWDYNLQSPFTQRKYSDLSSPSRSPPPPVNTMTTFVPTSTLQTMPKIALNAPPLQADGGDIETVAITTNATQHALNSPKHFFAPIKPRLKLNTKLANQGQDLEQDDLPPGSPPPPLRDPPDIFVNNALASPYQRRVSPHVSPRHRRSPAHSHCHAHSNQRSRQRPQPAHCSLHRAVVDVAAAVGLGEVGPHPGSSVLDIYTAALAAAAAARCSPLPTARCPDPVYATAQKPGQSTCISATAFTQPVMTITTHSTKTTTSPLRLAHKARAAGGAKRVAKSAENVSQTDSVNLESILNDIETISEDILAIQLEKSKSRDNLSHNHNSKDDDRAKKPYRSEMNLYLQYDGTNPTISPATTATEIGTSAPAVTTSSESGNSGSGKLVRRTRSLEREHTDSPAPHIPDPMAPFPDKCTYLGFEQMNQAAAGAGVPPQSPNGQRPPIAAKPNVPLKPPPPLPPARRPAMPTEPPPPPPATSASGVVGLPPNKSHLYKSLASAAAKRAIFRSSPSQLTRSLDVDLTGADGEAGIEQAAAGNMDELARRKARRVSIVCGSGQGGQQDEVAPPVTTVPMSTASCVDLSTVLAHPSVKAFKMSHSTPSSPHSSRRRTNSNTMAPPPAVPAGGGHPEVGATSSAPPSTSHHHHHRKEGSDPVPMTATVSRTKCSRRHSEGTVHTVHRNSAASGGGGGGGGGGGHHHHHSHHHPHSGMVISSNPHHSHHSHQDSNHETVTSLSDRNSNSFASSRESSTSFSMRSNRRKISVSSHTGGKIPWCGCWGNGCL; this is encoded by the exons ATGAAAGGCGCGAAGACAACTCGAACTCAATATGAAAGGAGCAAGAGCAAGAGCAACAAACGCTCGGAAAAGTCGGCCAA ATTGGACAGAAAGTCATCTCGTGGCATGATATACGAAAATGAGGAGCTCAGGCTGCGCACCATTAACATTAATGCAGAAGTGGAACGAG GGCAATCGGACATCAAACGCCTGCGGCGGGAAAATGAGCATCTGCGTCGGGAAATCTGGACTTTGCGGGACGAGTGTGACAGGCTTAACAAACGCTTCAAGGCGAAGCTCAGCGAACACGAATTCGGAGGGTGCAGGGGCAGCGGGGGCAGTGGCGGCACCTGCCACGCCTACCGCTGCAGCGGCGGAGGCGGCGGGCGTGGGAGCGGAGGTTGTGATGTAAACAGTGAT GACTCTGACTCATGTGATACGTGTCGCGGGGCAGACGACGGCCACTGCAGCGACGAGTGCTGCCAGGAGGGAGGATCCTGTGCGCCGCTTAAGCCCCCACTTCCGCCGGAAGTGCCCAGCCACCCGTCTCCATCGAAGAACGAGGAGGGTGGCAGCCAGATCAAGGAGCAGCAGCCCATGCACTTCGATCACCTGTCGGTAGTCTCCGAGGAGACGCTGAGCAACCCGGAGCTGATGCTCGTCCAGCAGCAGGAGCACCTCACGATCTGCCCGCCAGACCCCAACGGATCGCAGAGCACGCTGCCCGGCATGATGGGACCGCTCACACCGCTCACGCCCATCGAACTGGTGGCCAACCAGCTGAACGACCTGCAGGCCATGGTGCCACCATTGTCCTACTTCGAGAACATCCTGTCGCAGCATATGGGCGCTCGCAACGCGG CCCAAACGCCCTCTCCGGAGTTGGGCACCAGTTCGAGCACCACCACCGGCCAGACGATGCGCCACACGAATGGCTGGGACTACAACCTGCAGTCGCCCTTCACGCAGCGCAAGTACTCCGATCTGTCATCGCCGTCCCGCTCGCCGCCGCCACCTGTCAACACGATGACCACCTTCGTGCCCACGTCCACCCTGCAGACGATGCCCAAGATCGCCCTGAATGCGCCACCGCTACAGGCGGATGGTGGCGACATCGAAACAGTGGCCATCACCACGAATGCCACGCAACATGCGCTCAACAGTCCCAAGCACTTCTTTGCGCCGATCAAGCCGCGTTTGAAGCTCAACACCAAGTTGGCCAATCAGGGCCAGGACCTGGAGCAGGACGACCTTCCGCCGGGCTCTCCGCCGCCACCTCTGCGAGATCCCCCGGATATTTTCGTGAACAACGCCCTGGCCTCGCCCTATCAGCGACGGGTGTCCCCACATGTAAGTCCTCGTCACCGGCGCTCCCCCGCTCACTCGcattgccacgcccacagcaACCAGCGCAGCCGCCAACGTCCACAGCCCGCCCACTGCTCCCTGCACCGGGCGGTGGTGGACGTGGCAGCTGCCGTTGGACTGGGGGAGGTGGGTCCGCATCCGGGCTCCAGTGTCCTGGACATATACACCGCCGCTCTGGCGGCAGCCGCTGCCGCCCGGTGCTCTCCTCTTCCGACGGCCAGATGCCCGGATCCCGTCTATGCCACAGCACAAAAGCCCGGCCAGAGCACGTGCATCTCGGCCACGGCCTTTACACAGCCGGTGATGACCATCACCACCCATTCCACAAAGACCACCACTTCGCCACTGAGATTGGCCCACAAGGCGAGGGCCGCTGGCGGGGCCAAGAGGGTGGCCAAGTCCGCCGAGAACGTCAGTCAG ACGGATTCCGTGAACTTGGAGTCGATCCTCAACGACATCGAGACCATTTCGGAGGACATACTGGCCATTCAGCTGGAGAAGAGCAAGTCGCGCGACAACCTAAGCCACAATCACAACAGCAAGGACGACGATCGGGCGAAGAAACCCTATCGCTCCGAGATGAATCTGTATCTGCAGTACGACGGCACAAATCCGACCATTTCGCCCGCCACAACGGCAACGGAAATCGGAACGTCTGCTCCGGCGGTCACCACGTCCAGTGAGTCGGGAAATAGTGGGAGCGGTAAATTAGTGCGACGCACCCGATCCCTGGAGAGGGAGCACACCGACAGTCCTGCCCCGCACATTCCGGACCCCATGGCTCCCTTTCCCGACAAATGCACCTATCTGGGATTCGAGCAGATGAACCAGGCAGCAGCAGGGGCGGGGGTTCCTCCTCAATCACCGAATGGCCAGAGGCCGCCCATCGCAGCCAAGCCGAACGTTCCACTTAAGCCACCGCCCCCGTTGCCACCTGCCCGCAGGCCAGCCATGCCCACAGAACCACCGCCCCCGCCTCCAGCCACCTCCGCTTCCGGCGTAGTCGGCCTGCCGCCCAACAAGAGTCACCTGTACAAGTCACTCGCCTCGGCGGCGGCCAAAAGGGCCATCTTCCGCTCCTCACCATCGCAGCTAACCAGATCCTTGGACGTGGACCTCACGGGAGCAGATGGGGAGGCGGGCATTGAACAGGCAGCTGCTGGAAAT ATGGACGAGTTGGCGAGGCGAAAAGCGCGACGCGTGTCCATTGTGTGTGGATCCGGACAGGGTGGCCAGCAGGATGAGGTGGCCCCGCCCGTGACCACCGTGCCCATGTCTACCGCCAGTTGCGTGGACCTGAGCACCGTGCTCGCCCACCCGAGCGTGAAGGCCTTTAAAATGAGTCACAGCACGCCCAGTTCGCCGCATTCCTCGCGTCGTCGCACCAACAGCAACACGATGGCTCCTCCTCCGGCAGTGCCGGCGGGTGGTGGTCACCCCGAGGTCGGGGCAACTTCGTCGGCGCCGCCCAGCACCtcccaccatcaccaccatcgCAAGGAGGGCAGTGATCCGGTTCCCATGACGGCCACTGTCAGCCGCACCAAGTGCTCCAGGCGGCATTCCGAGGGCACCGTTCACACCGTCCACCGGAACAGCGCAGCcagcggcggcggaggagggggaggaggaggcggtggccaccaccatcaccacagCCACCACCATCCGCACAGCGGGATGGTGATCAGCAGCAACCCGCACCACAGCCACCATTCCCACCAGGACAGCAACCACGAGACGGTCACCTCGCTGTCCGATCGCAACTCCAATAGTTTCGCCTCCTCGCGCGAATCCTCCACGAGCTTCAGCATGCGCTCCAATCGCCGGAAGATTTCGGTCAGCTCGCACACGGGCGGCAAGATTCCGTGGTGCGGCTGCTGGGGCAACGGTTGCCTCTAA